From the genome of uncultured Methanobacterium sp.:
TTCGGATTCGTGGATACCACCAAAAAAGAACTCAAAGAAATGAGCAATGATGTTAAAGGCCTGGATAAAATCGAAGTTATCCCCATACCCACACCCAGTTTCGTAGGAAACCACTTCACTGGTTACGATATAGGGGTCAAAGCCCTGGTAGACAACCTGGCAGAAGCAGCTGAACCTACAGAAAAAGTCAACATCATCCCCGGAATGGTTAACCCTGGAGACATACGGGAAATCAAACATATCATGGCACTTTTGGGGATTGAAGGAGTGATGTTAACCGACACCTCAGACCCATTCGATTCACCCCTTAGACCATCGGTAACACCAACCAAACCCTACTTCCCTAAGGGTGGAACCACAGTGGACGAGATACGTGACTCTGCCAACAGCCAGGGAACAATAGCATTATGCAAATACGCTGGATCAGCAGCCAATTCACTTGAGAAAAAGCATGATGTGCCTGCAATCATAGAATCACCACCCATAGGTCTGCAGAATACCGACCAGTTCCTACGAAACCTGAAGACACTCACCGGTTGTGAGATACCAGAGAGTATCCTGGATGAAAGGGGAGTGCTGGTTGATTTAATTGCAGATAATGCCGCCAGATACCTGTTTGACCGGAAAGTAGCCATATATGGAGATCCGGACCTGACCACCGGACTGGCCAGATTCGTTGGAGAACTGGGTATGGAACCCACCATGGTCTGTACCGGTGCCAACAGTAAAACTTTCACCCCAGATATGGAAAAGATTTCCAAAGAAACTGGAAGCGATATCGATGTGCTGTTTGAACAGGACATGAGGTCCTTTGAAGTGTACTTGAAAGAAAACCCGGTTGATATTATGATCGGACCTTCCGATGGACGATTACTGGCCCATGACCTGGGAATCCCATTGATAAGGACTGGATTCCCAGTTTATGATAGAATTGGATATCACAGGCACCCCATAGTTGGTTACAATGGTGCGGCACGCCTGATGGAACTTATAACCAATGCTGTGCTTGAAAAATATTACGAACCAACCCACTGGAAACTGCAACAGTGAATTGAGTAAACATCTAATTCAGGAACACTCTAAAATTTAATGGGGCCCCCACCTACATACCTATTAATGGGGCCACATTAATACTATTTTTCTAATTATTTAATTAATCCATTAGCATAATTAAAAATTAGAATTTTTTAGAGGATTAGAAGTTTAAATAATTGATATAACTGAATTAGATATAATGAATTTAATTCATAAAATGAGAATTTAGAGAATGTTAAAAAAATGTATAGTTTGAGGTATTAGATTATGGAACCAGTAATTGAAACATTTGAATCTCGTAAAAAACACATGTGCGTGAAAGGGGAAGGCTTATCCATTCCAGTATGTGATAAAGCCAGCTTACCAGGCACAGTGACCCAGAGAACCTGTGTTTATGGTGGTGCCAGAATCGTTTTGATGCCAATCACAGATTCAATTCACCTGGTACATGGCCCCATAGGCTGTGCTGCTTGCACATGGGATATAAGGGGAAGTAAATCATCCCGAGAGGATTTATACAAGAAAGGATGCTCAACCGACCTCCAGGAAAAAGACATTATTTTCGGGGGAGAAAAGAAGTTATTTGAAACCGTGCTGGAACTCAACAGATTGTATCAGCCCGGAGCCATATTCGTGTATGCCACCTGCGTGGCAGGCGTGATTGGTGATGATATTAAAGCGGTTTGCAGGAAATCCCAGGAAATAACCGGGTGCCGAGTCATACCGGTTCAATCAGAAGGATTCCAGGACCACAATAAAACCAAAGGACACTGGATAGGTGGTGACGCCCTCCTGGACTACGTTATAGGAACCAGTGAACCTGAAGAAACCACACCATTTGATATTAACATCGTGGGTGAATTCAATGTTGCCGGAGATCTGTGGGGAATCAAACCCCTCTTGGAAGAGATGGGTGTTAACATCATCTCCACCATGAGCGGAGACTCCCATGTAGAGGAAATTGCCCAGGCGCACCGGGCCAAACTGAACATAGTCCAGTGCCAGAAGTCATCCAACTACGTGGCCAAGAAGATGAAAAAGAAATATGGAATACCATTCATCAAGGTCAACTTCTTCGGACTGGAACAGACCATTAATTCCCTACGGGAAATCGCTGATTTCTTTAATGATGAGGAGATGATCCAGCGCACCGAGAAAATAATCCAAAGGGGACTGGAAGAAGTTCAGGATGAAATTCGGGATTACAAAGAAAGATTAACCGGGAAAACAGTTGCCCTCTATGTAGGGGGGAACAAGGCCTGGT
Proteins encoded in this window:
- the nifE gene encoding nitrogenase iron-molybdenum cofactor biosynthesis protein NifE, with translation MEPVIETFESRKKHMCVKGEGLSIPVCDKASLPGTVTQRTCVYGGARIVLMPITDSIHLVHGPIGCAACTWDIRGSKSSREDLYKKGCSTDLQEKDIIFGGEKKLFETVLELNRLYQPGAIFVYATCVAGVIGDDIKAVCRKSQEITGCRVIPVQSEGFQDHNKTKGHWIGGDALLDYVIGTSEPEETTPFDINIVGEFNVAGDLWGIKPLLEEMGVNIISTMSGDSHVEEIAQAHRAKLNIVQCQKSSNYVAKKMKKKYGIPFIKVNFFGLEQTINSLREIADFFNDEEMIQRTEKIIQRGLEEVQDEIRDYKERLTGKTVALYVGGNKAWSLVRAFEELGMDVMMSGTKNGIKEDYERIKETVRDGTIIVDDANSTELARLLKKYRPNLLISGAKEKYISLKLGVPFCDFNHDRISAFAGFRGFVSFAKEVDASVSSPVFNLTSTSLYDIDNSRSDDNLNPNNNLNSEKNLKAENSVEKILSPSSGGDEHGS
- a CDS encoding nitrogenase component 1, which produces MSSINVIEKERTLIINPLKTCQPLGAMFAVMGVHHGFPLVHGSQGCSTFVRYNFARHFREPAEIAVSSLHEDAAVFGGRKNITSGIKNLALRFKPDLIGAITTCSSEIIGDDVFGFVDTTKKELKEMSNDVKGLDKIEVIPIPTPSFVGNHFTGYDIGVKALVDNLAEAAEPTEKVNIIPGMVNPGDIREIKHIMALLGIEGVMLTDTSDPFDSPLRPSVTPTKPYFPKGGTTVDEIRDSANSQGTIALCKYAGSAANSLEKKHDVPAIIESPPIGLQNTDQFLRNLKTLTGCEIPESILDERGVLVDLIADNAARYLFDRKVAIYGDPDLTTGLARFVGELGMEPTMVCTGANSKTFTPDMEKISKETGSDIDVLFEQDMRSFEVYLKENPVDIMIGPSDGRLLAHDLGIPLIRTGFPVYDRIGYHRHPIVGYNGAARLMELITNAVLEKYYEPTHWKLQQ